The genomic window CGTGCTGGACATCATGCTGCCCGGTGTCAACGGCTACCGGGTCTGCGCCCGGCTGCGGGCGGCGGGCAACGAGGCGGGCATCCTGATGCTCACCGCCAAGGACGGCGAGTACGACGAGGCCGAGGCGCTGGACACCGGCGCCGACGACTTCCTCTCCAAGCCCTTCTCCTACGTGGTCCTGGTGGCCCGGCTGCGCGCGCTGGCCCGGCGCACCGGGCGGCGGCGCCCGCAGTCGCTGGAGTTCGGCGACCTGGTGCTCGACCCGGCGCGGCACAGCTGCACCCGCGGCGGCACCCCGATCAAGCTGACCGCCCGCGAGTTCGCCGTGCTGGAGTGCCTGGCGCAGCGGGCCGGCGAGGTGGTGGCCA from Kitasatospora sp. NBC_01250 includes these protein-coding regions:
- a CDS encoding response regulator transcription factor, which translates into the protein MRVLVVEDERRLAAALQRGLQAEGMTVDVAHDGPQGLWLAGEHDYDVIVLDIMLPGVNGYRVCARLRAAGNEAGILMLTAKDGEYDEAEALDTGADDFLSKPFSYVVLVARLRALARRTGRRRPQSLEFGDLVLDPARHSCTRGGTPIKLTAREFAVLECLAQRAGEVVAKREILEQIWDSAFEGDPNVVEVHISAVRRKIDAPFGRSALETVRGVGYRLAADGG